In Drosophila pseudoobscura strain MV-25-SWS-2005 chromosome 4, UCI_Dpse_MV25, whole genome shotgun sequence, the following proteins share a genomic window:
- the smal gene encoding LOW QUALITY PROTEIN: uncharacterized protein smal (The sequence of the model RefSeq protein was modified relative to this genomic sequence to represent the inferred CDS: substituted 1 base at 1 genomic stop codon) — MKHSSKMFSRQCLSPARPSASSTSTCPTVNATARRCPLALMIAIGCCCLLLNTPTIQAFEIATCNMPLGMESGAITDAQITASSAHDTGFVGPQHARLKTDNNGGAWCPKHMVSNALKEYLQVDLLQTHVITAVRTQGRFGKGQGQEYTEAYVLEYWRPGFDKWQRWKNSQGKEILPGNINTYSEVENALQPIIFASKIRIYPYGQYDRTVCLRAEIVGCPWEEGIVSYSIPKGVQRGMEVDLSDKTYDGNEQGDRYVDGLGQLVDGQKGKDNFRTDIHGFGKGYEWIGWRNDTPGLMGKPVEIVFEFDTVRNFSAIVLHTNNMFTKDVQVFVHAKVFFSIGGRYFSGEPVQFSYMPDTIMDHARDVTIKLHHRVGKYLKINLYFAVKWIMLSEISFISVPAMGNFTDEQEQRNGNSPSQAQDTREYPLQSNDYQHNHGKNKMNVAANGGGAGGATGASSGGGGGGGGGGDSKYSNGPQLIAPRPIDQEPNDANFIGVVIVVLTTIIILLVAIILFIVSRTKRARGSNVLDAFQYSFNPNTLGGNVDKHRQNGNSIKASVDDNDSIGKNSLYHEPFNVNMYTSGVNGYAAVNDLQCNMTPDYTDVPEGGYAVPHMQDYMPSTKMANSGVGVGVGVGMGGGYVNVRRTPPPPLSSIFPRPPTVPPPPMEKYYATTAIFKPIKGAGSGLSSSGGTSNTNTVSSGGGKSSHSSQQEHNNGIYDDGMGTMNSQSTAPMINPYSSGNGSAAAAAAAAAEFQRARTYNFRSYPDNLXFEASLKLAAVGGGAAGAGAGAGAGAGPGSRLNAAAPPASTSPTMPKKPQHLSLASSTANSGTTANAGSSGSGSGSNKPKYSLTLHNSSSNKYATGGGTKNNPLATTTLRDNHHQRQHLKALRLTRDAAPGGSSDADYKRPTMTGLTGPTGGLSPGEDLVGVHQNRTLATMKPLASAAVNGEASTTNLTKSMANGMGNGSGSGNGNGMANGVIRTQNNRLWYH, encoded by the exons ATGAAGCATAGCAGCAAAATGTTCTCCCGCCAGTGCCTTTCCCCCGCCAGACCCTCAGCATCCTCAACATCAACCTGCCCCACAGTCAATGCCACCGCCAGAAGATGCCCCTTGGCCCTAATGATTGCCATCGGATGCTGCTGCCTACTGCTCAATACGCCGACCATACAGGCTTTCGAAATCG ccacatgcaacatgccTCTGGGCATGGAGTCGGGAGCCATAACAGATGCTCAAATCACAGCAAGCTCGGCCCATGACACGGGCTTTGTGGGTCCTCAACATGCAAG ACTGAAAACCGATAATAATGGCGGTGCCTGGTGCCCCAAGCACATGGTATCGAATGCGCTCAAGGAGTATCTGCAGGTCGATCTGCTGCAGACACACGTGATAACCGCCGTACGCACCCAGGGGAGATTCGGcaagggccagggccaggagtACACCGAGGCCTATGTCCTCGAGTACTGGCGGCCGGGCTTTGACAAATGGCAGCGCTGGAAGAACTCCCAGGGCAAGGAG ATTCTGCCCGGCAACATCAACACCTACAGCGAGGTGGAGAACGCCCTGCAGCCCATAATATTCGCCTCAAAGATACGCATCTATCCGTACGGCCAGTACGATCGGACCGTCTGTCTGCGTGCCGAGATCGTCGGCTGTCCCTGGGAAG AGGGCATCGTCTCGTACAGCATTCCGAAGGGCGTGCAGCGCGGCATGGAGGTGGATCTCTCCGACAAGACATACGATGGCAATGAGCAGGGCGATCGGTATGTGGACGGTCTCGGCCAGTTGGTGGACGGACAGAAGGGCAAGGATAACTTCCGCACGGATATACACGGCTTTGGAAAGG GTTATGAATGGATTGGCTGGCGGAATGATACGCCCGGTCTGATGGGCAAACCGGTTGAAATTGTCTTTGAATTCGATACGGTACGCAATTTCAGTGCCATCGTCCTGCATACGAACAATATGTTCACCAAGGATGTTCAG GTCTTTGTTCATGCCAAAGTCTTCTTTAGCATCGGCGGACGTTACTTCTCCGGCGAGCCCGTACAGTTCTCGTACATGCCCGATACCATAATGGATCATGCCAGGGATGTGACCATTAAGCTCCATCATCGTGtgggcaaatatttgaaaatcaatttgtaCTTTGCCGTCAAATGGATAATGCTATCGGAGATCAGTTTTATATCCG TCCCCGCCATGGGAAATTTCACAgacgagcaggagcagcgcaACGGCAACTCGCCCAGCCAGGCGCAGGATACACGCGAGTATCCTTTGCAGAGCAACGACTATCAGCACAATCatggcaaaaataaaatgaacgTCGCCGCAAATGGCGGAGGTGCAGGAGGCGCCACTGGTGCCTCatccggcggcggcggcggcggcggtggcggcggcgactCCAAGTACAGCAATGGACCGCAGT TAATTGCACCACGGCCCATTGATCAGGAGCCGAACGATGCGAATTTCATTGGGGTTGTCATTGTTGTCCTAACAACGATAATTATCCttttggtggccatcatcctGTTCATCGTGTCGCGCACTAAGCGGGCCCGCGGCAGCAACGTCCTGGATGCATTCCAATACAGCTTCAATCCGAATACCCTCGGCGGCAATGTGGACAAGCATCGACAGAATGGCAATAGCATTAAG GCCAGTGTCGATGACAACGATTCCATCGGCAAGAACAGCCTCTACCACGAGCCCTTCAACGTCAACATGTACACGAGCGGCGTGAACGGCTACGCAGCGGTTAATGATTTACAGTGCAACATGACGCCAGACTATACAG ATGTGCCGGAAGGTGGCTACGCGGTGCCCCACATGCAGGACTATATGCCCTCCACGAAAATGGCAAACTCcggcgtgggtgtgggcgtgggcgtgggcatgggCGGGGGATATGTGAATGTTAGGAGgacaccgccgccaccgctgaGCAGCATATTCCCCAGGCCGCCGactgtgccgccgccgcccatgGAGAAGTATTATGCCACCACGGCCATTTTCAAGCCCATCAAGGGGGCCGGCTCGGGCCtgagcagcagcggtggcacCAGCAACACGAACACCgtcagcagcggcggtggcaagagcagccacagcagccagcaggagcACAACAATGGCATCTACGACGACGGCATGGGCACCATGAACTCCCAGTCGACGGCTCCGATGATCAATCCGTACAGCAGTGGGAATGGCTCggcggccgctgctgccgccgccgccgcggaGTTCCAGCGGGCCAGAACCTACAATTTCCGCAGCTATCCCGATAATCTCTAGTTCGAAGCCTCCCTCAAGTTGGCAGCCGTCGGTGGAGGGGCagccggggctggggctggagctggggctggagcaggGCCTGGCAGCCGCTTAAATGCCGCGGCACCCCccgccagcaccagccccaccATGCCGAAGAAGCCGCAACATTTGAGCCTCGCCAGCAGCACGGCCAACAGTGGCACCACCGCCAATgctggcagcagtggcagtggcagcggcagcaacaagcCCAAGTACAGTCTAACCCTGcacaacagcagtagcaatAAATATGCCACAGGCGGTGGCACAAAGAACAACCCactggcaacaacaacactgcGCGACAATCATCATCAGAGGCAACACCTCAAGGCTTTGCGGCTGACACGGGATGCAGCACCTGGCGGCAGCTCCGACGCGGACTACAAGCGACCCACCATGACGGGCCTGACGGGCCCGACGGGCGGTCTGTCCCCCGGTGAGGATCTGGTGGGTGTCCATCAGAACAGGACACTGGCCACCATGAAGCCCCTGGCCTCGGCGGCTGTCAATGGAGAAGCTTCAACAACTAATCTAACAAAATCGATGGCGAatggaatgggaaatggaagtggaagtggaaatggaaatggaatggcgAACGGTGTTATCAGAACACAAAACAACAGGCTGTGGTATCATTGA